Proteins co-encoded in one Malus sylvestris chromosome 7, drMalSylv7.2, whole genome shotgun sequence genomic window:
- the LOC126627977 gene encoding desiccation protectant protein Lea14 homolog, which yields MAEESFMDKAKNFVAEKIGNMAKPEAEVTDVDFKKVSLSSVEYLAKVSVTNPYSHSIPICDIKYTLKSVNREIASGTIPDPGSIRASDVTVLEVLLKVPHSILLTLVKDLGADWDFDYELDIGLIIDLPVIGNFTIPLNKKGEFKLPSLF from the exons ATGGCCGAAGAAAGTTTCATGGATAAGGCCAAGAACTTCGTTGCAGAAAAGATAGGAAACATGGCGAAGCCAGAAGCAGAAGTCACAGATGTTGATTTCAAGAAGGTTAGCTTGAGCTCTGTGGAGTACCTTGCCAAGGTATCCGTGACCAATCCCTACAGCCACTCCATCCCCATCTGTGATATCAAATACACCCTCAAAAGCGTTAACAG GGAGATTGCATCCGGGACTATACCGGACCCTGGATCCATAAGGGCAAGTGATGTAACTGTGCTGGAGGTGCTATTGAAGGTTCCACACAGCATATTGTTGACATTGGTAAAGGATCTGGGTGCAGACTGGGACTTCGACTATGAATTGGACATAGGCCTCATCATTGACCTACCCGTCATCGGCAACTTTACCATACCACTCAACAAGAAGGGAGAGTTCAAGCTTCCCTCCCTCTTTTAA